The Acipenser ruthenus chromosome 15, fAciRut3.2 maternal haplotype, whole genome shotgun sequence genomic sequence GTCACCGCTGAATACATTCAcatagctgtacagtgacacagtcCTGTCACCGCTGAATACATTCAcatagctgtacagtgacacagacctGTCACCGCTGAATACAttcacacagctgtacagtgacacagtcCTGTAATTACTGAATACACTCAcatagctgtacagtgacacagtcCTGTCACCGCTGAATACATTCACATAGCTGTACAGCGACACAGTCCTGTCACCGCTGAATACATTAAcatagctgtacagtgacaccATCCTGTCACCGCTGAATACATTCAATCTGTAAATCGTACTAGCTGGAATCTGATTTAACTGCAGTGTCTACACTGTAATATTACTCCTGGGTGAATACACGCTACATTTTACCACATGGCTCAGCTCTGCACTTCATccatttaacccattaagtgccattgtcctcgtttgaggacaggctactttgtaatattttggatcatttttaactggcatctatctgttatttgaatgttctctttgactatattgttataacttactctaattttagTAACTGCACAAGTGTAGTGTAACTTAATTTTTCAAACGCTTTTACAacacctcaatataaaataagcaaCCTCCCTACAGTGATGCTGAAGCTCAGTTTTCTATGTGTGGCACTTTGTAGGTGGAGTGACATTTCTCTGGTCTTTTCGCAATACTGTTGCATGTGCAATTCTGTGTTGAGCTGTGTCCCTGTTTTAGGGGGCATCTACGTCATTATAATTCAGTTTAAGAAAGACAGGGacgatttttattattttggagcATGAACTTTTTTTCAGGGGTGCTTTTCACAACAGATTTTTAGTGATAGTGCCTGGCtacaggtttaattggttcaatcaGGGTCTTGTTGGAACAAACACTTGGACTAGAATGACCTTTGTTGTCCACCGTGTCCAGAACAAATGACATGTGTTGATATAATGCAGAAATGCCTGATCCCACTGTATTAATTTGTCACAGCACTAACATGTACCATTACACTATACAGTAGATGCCCTCATTGTGACTAGCTCCCCATCAGCACTAGCAAACAGCACCTATTGGCTACTTCAGAGGTAAAGCAGGCTTGAAATCAACACGGCTTTCTGTAGTCTCAGATTTATTGCACTCAAAAGGTATCAAACAATCCACACAAGTCAGGATGTAAAAGACACACAAACGGTTGAGAATACAGACACTTCAATGCCACATTTGGTGCTATGCAAACTACATGTATAAATGCATGGGGAACGTTACTGCAGTGATTACATGACTAGTTCATTTTAAAAGGTCACTGGCTGCCTAagctggtgtgtgtgtttttttttttttaatgtttcaataATAAAATATGCCATAAATCAACTGCCATTTCAATGATTGACCTTGTAATGTTCTTTTTAGTATGCCACTGTAGACTGTCATTATATTATTCTAATGATACCCTACAGCCACTAACCCCCGGAATTAACTTCTGTACAACGACTCACTggcagtctttttttctttttctgaagtTAACCAGGCAGTACGCAACCTGGCAGGAGTCACATGTTGTGCATCCTTTAATACAGTGCTTACAGCTTCGACTTTAACTTTCAGGGACCCTCACGCACTTCATGAAAAAACACAGCATCCTGGTTGCAATATTTGAATTATGTATAATTAGTACAATATCTGAATGATGTATAATTAGTTAGGCTCTGATTCTTTATTTCAAAACAAGCACGAGTAACCcatagaaaagcaaaacaaaaacaaaaaaatatgccaACCTAAAATATGACCATAAAGgggtggcctttttttttttgacttatACTTTTATTAACACCAATATTTAGCTTGCTGTACTAAAATATAGTAGCAGAGGTTCCTGAATTTCCTATATGAAAGGAAACAGAAAAACAGATGTTATTGCAAAACACCATCTGGGGTTCTAGTCCTAGTCTGTACAAGACTGTCTTCTTGGGTGATAATTATACACTTTTACACAGTGGTCCCAGCAATCCAACACCAACAGCTGGCCTTTAGGAGTTATGGCCAGACCAACAGGACACGTTAGCCCTTCTTGGATCAAGACACTGAAACTCCCTTCTTTGGGAAAGTGCAAAATCTCTTTACGACCGCTGTCTGCGACCAGTAGATCTCCCCTGGAATCCACACACATTCCAGCGATGCAGCGGAAGTCCTCGTTTTCTGAGAAGAAATGGCTCAGTTGTTTGCCCAGTTGTCCATCAGTACCCACAGACCCAATGGAAAAGCCCCCTTCCAGCTGATGCTCGTTGTGCCTGTTCTCAATGTTTAATCCCAGACCCTGAGTGAAATACACAGTCCCGCTGCTGTCACAGGTAACAAACTTGGGGCGGACAGCTGAACACAGCCTGCTATAGTTCACAACCCCCACACTGCGATCCACAGAGAGACTCCACAACTTACCCCCTTCCACGTCTGTGACCACAAACTGTCCTGAAGGCATTGCTGCAATGCCCCACGGTTTAATCAGCTGATTCTTGTGGCATGCTACACAGTGGCCGTCGGGTGTGTATACCTTCACTGAATTGTCATAGTTATCTGTGACGCCGATCAGTCCCTGATTGTTAATGGCTATAGACAGTGGTATCAAATTCGGAAGATCTGCCCCAAGAAAACTGAGAACAAAATTGTCAATGCTGCTCGGGCTTCGTCGGATTTCTTTTTGGAAGCCCTTCCGATTGAAAATCTGAATTCTGTAGTTTCCACGATCAGCCACGAGCACCTCCCCTTGCATTGTAACACACAAGCTAACAGGGAGATTAAACATACCAGGCAGATTGCCTTTGCAGCCCATTTTCTTAATGAACTGGCACTGCTGTGATCCAGAAGCTCCCGGCTCCACAAGCTTTGGTTTGAAGCTGGGCGATGCTGTCAAAGAGCACGCTTTTTCAGCCACCATGTCAACATCTCGATACAAACTGAATGAAGATTCTGCCTGTTCCTGGTAATCCTCTTCCGTGTTCACAGTGACCTGGTTTCTTCTGACCTGTCCCACACCCAGAGGCTCCAGGTGTTCAGCTTGGACCAGTTCAGGCTCCTGCAGCTTCAGAAGCACAGGAAGGTTGCACTTCAAATCCAGTTCCTCCTCATCAACGGCCTCTTCCAGCAGAGCAAGATCTGCCTGCTTTATTTTCATGGTGAGATAGTCACATCTCGATACCAACTGGACTTCCGCCAGGTTTAAAAGATAGGTCTGTTCCTCGAGAACCTGGTTGTTGAGTTTTTCGATTTCTGACAAGGAACTGGAAAAAGCCATGCGAGACTTTGTCAGCTCGTCCTGTAATCCAAGCTCAGCTTTAGCATAGTCCTGCTGCAC encodes the following:
- the LOC117422290 gene encoding E3 ubiquitin-protein ligase TRIM32-like, producing the protein MATAAILDPDIIREVLECSICMETFNQDQLRPKLLQCGHTVCRQCLEKLLASTINGVRCPFCSKVSRMSNISQLADNLTVLKIIDSASSSATMCLMCKVCRNRLPKQYCQVCRLVLCDACKTEGHEQQGHPVLAIHAAAEHRRRDVGEKLSALRQMMQDIQKKKSALDGVFRKLRLKYKSVQQDYAKAELGLQDELTKSRMAFSSSLSEIEKLNNQVLEEQTYLLNLAEVQLVSRCDYLTMKIKQADLALLEEAVDEEELDLKCNLPVLLKLQEPELVQAEHLEPLGVGQVRRNQVTVNTEEDYQEQAESSFSLYRDVDMVAEKACSLTASPSFKPKLVEPGASGSQQCQFIKKMGCKGNLPGMFNLPVSLCVTMQGEVLVADRGNYRIQIFNRKGFQKEIRRSPSSIDNFVLSFLGADLPNLIPLSIAINNQGLIGVTDNYDNSVKVYTPDGHCVACHKNQLIKPWGIAAMPSGQFVVTDVEGGKLWSLSVDRSVGVVNYSRLCSAVRPKFVTCDSSGTVYFTQGLGLNIENRHNEHQLEGGFSIGSVGTDGQLGKQLSHFFSENEDFRCIAGMCVDSRGDLLVADSGRKEILHFPKEGSFSVLIQEGLTCPVGLAITPKGQLLVLDCWDHCVKVYNYHPRRQSCTD